The following coding sequences lie in one Micromonospora sp. R77 genomic window:
- a CDS encoding SigE family RNA polymerase sigma factor, translated as MTYEEFADSRLSALLRYAVMLTGDPHQAQDLVQETMVRVQLNWRRVARTDSPERYVRRMLTNQYVDWRRGSWARRVLLRGEPDEAVPAPVDHAQSAVDRDQVWSWLSRLPRRQRATLVLRYYEDLPDAEIAEILGCAVGTVRSCISRALATLRAEYVEVCS; from the coding sequence GTGACGTACGAGGAGTTCGCCGACTCGCGGCTGAGCGCCCTGCTGCGGTACGCGGTCATGCTGACCGGCGATCCGCACCAGGCGCAGGACCTGGTCCAGGAGACCATGGTGCGGGTCCAGCTCAACTGGCGGCGGGTGGCCCGGACCGACTCCCCGGAGCGGTACGTCCGCCGGATGCTCACCAACCAGTACGTCGACTGGCGTCGCGGTTCGTGGGCGCGTCGGGTGCTGCTGCGCGGGGAGCCGGACGAGGCGGTGCCGGCGCCCGTCGATCACGCCCAGTCGGCGGTGGACCGGGACCAGGTGTGGTCCTGGCTGTCCCGGCTGCCCCGCCGGCAGCGGGCCACCCTGGTGCTGCGCTACTACGAGGACCTGCCGGACGCGGAGATCGCCGAGATCCTCGGCTGTGCGGTCGGCACCGTCCGCTCCTGCATCTCCCGCGCCCTGGCCACCCTGCGCGCCGAGTACGTGGAGGTCTGCTCATGA
- a CDS encoding LCP family protein, translated as MIEDELRAAFARHETLAPEAAPVRVAIDRTALRRRRRRFRLRLGGTALALIVAALVGVPAFTPDRPPTVPLLSESVPPEPTGALNVLLLGLDAARPADARRADSILLLHVPADRSRPYLVSLPRDLVTSIPGHGKDKLNMSFFYGLGTGRADLTSGYDLTRRVVSELTGVRIDAGAVLTYRAVRELTDAVGGVPVCLPSRVQSHHTRRVYPAGCQQLDGVAAADLLRQRYGLPEGGLDRDRNAQRYAAGLLRRVGERGMLTNPALLSQLLARLGPDMVADTGGTSLLALLSAAAQGVGRAPVALELPVRYIDKAPYLELDPRLAPGFLTALRDDRLRAWTAAHPDRLTKLG; from the coding sequence ATGATCGAGGACGAGCTGCGGGCCGCGTTCGCCCGCCACGAGACCCTGGCTCCCGAGGCCGCACCGGTCCGCGTCGCGATCGACCGGACCGCGCTCCGCAGACGTCGCCGCCGGTTCCGACTCCGGCTCGGGGGTACGGCGTTGGCGCTGATCGTGGCCGCCCTGGTCGGGGTGCCGGCGTTCACCCCGGACCGGCCGCCCACCGTGCCGCTGCTGAGCGAGTCCGTCCCGCCGGAGCCCACCGGCGCGCTGAACGTGCTGCTGCTCGGCCTGGACGCGGCCCGCCCGGCGGACGCCAGGCGGGCCGACTCCATCCTGCTGCTGCACGTCCCCGCCGACCGGAGCCGGCCCTACCTCGTCTCGCTCCCGCGCGACCTGGTGACGTCCATCCCCGGACACGGGAAGGACAAGCTCAACATGTCCTTCTTCTACGGCCTCGGCACCGGCAGGGCCGACCTGACCAGTGGCTACGACCTGACCCGGCGGGTGGTCAGCGAACTCACCGGCGTACGGATCGACGCCGGGGCCGTGCTGACGTACCGGGCCGTGCGGGAACTCACCGATGCCGTCGGTGGCGTGCCGGTCTGCCTGCCGTCCAGGGTCCAGTCCCACCACACCCGGCGGGTCTATCCGGCCGGCTGTCAGCAGCTCGACGGCGTCGCCGCAGCGGACCTGCTCCGCCAGCGTTACGGACTGCCCGAGGGTGGCCTGGACCGGGACCGCAATGCGCAGCGGTACGCGGCCGGGTTGCTGCGCCGCGTCGGCGAGCGGGGAATGCTGACGAACCCGGCGCTGCTCTCCCAGTTGCTCGCCCGGCTGGGCCCGGACATGGTGGCCGACACCGGCGGCACGTCCCTGCTGGCGTTGCTCTCGGCCGCTGCTCAGGGAGTCGGCCGAGCGCCGGTTGCGCTCGAACTCCCCGTCCGGTACATCGACAAGGCCCCGTACCTCGAACTTGATCCCCGGCTGGCCCCTGGCTTCCTGACCGCGCTGCGCGACGACCGGCTGCGAGCGTGGACGGCGGCCCACCCGGATCGGCTGACCAAGCTGGGGTGA
- a CDS encoding phage holin family protein — protein sequence MGFLIRLVITAIALWVTTLIVPGVHVTGRNGANTTLTLLAVALIFGVVNAVLKPVIKVFGCVFYLLTLGLFALVVNALLFLLTDWIARGLHLPFRVDGFWAAFWGAIVMAVVSWLISVVVPDRSAER from the coding sequence GTGGGCTTCCTGATCCGACTGGTGATCACCGCGATCGCGCTGTGGGTCACCACGCTGATCGTGCCCGGGGTCCACGTGACCGGCCGGAACGGCGCGAACACGACGCTGACCCTGCTCGCGGTGGCGCTCATCTTCGGCGTGGTCAACGCGGTCCTCAAGCCGGTCATCAAGGTGTTCGGCTGCGTGTTCTACCTGCTCACGCTGGGTCTGTTCGCGCTGGTCGTGAACGCGTTGCTGTTCCTGCTCACCGACTGGATCGCCCGCGGGCTGCACCTGCCGTTCCGGGTGGACGGCTTCTGGGCCGCCTTCTGGGGGGCCATCGTGATGGCGGTGGTGAGCTGGTTGATCAGCGTCGTGGTGCCCGACCGGTCGGCGGAACGGTGA